The Chitinimonas arctica region GACATTCCCTGTTCGACTACCGCCGGATCGACATGCCACGGCTCCAGGGACAATACCAGGGGCCGGGAGTGGGGCAGCCCCTGGATTGGAACCGCAAGGCGCTTTACGATCTGCTGCTGGACGAATCGGCGGCCGCCAAGGCCGGCGATGCGCGCATTGCCGATTGGTCGGCGCAGTTGTCGCGGCTGACGGTGCGGCAGCGCTATATCACGCTGGATGGGGGAAGCATCGAACAGGATTTCCAGATGCTGTTGCCCTGCCTGTCGGTCACCGCCTTCGCCGATGGCGAGGCGCAGACCCGCAGCCTGGGCGGTGTACATGACGGCATCTGCCGGCAGGGCGGCATGGAGATCGTCGCCGAAGCGGGGCTGATCGGCGCCGGCCGGCGGGTGTCGGACGAAGCCTTGGCCCTGCTGGCGGCGCCCAACTGTCCCAGCGGCCGATTCGATCTGCTGCTGATGCCCGAGCAAATGATGCTGCAGATCCACGAGAGCATCGGCCATCCGCTGGAACTGGATCGCATCCTCGGCGACGAGCGCAACTATGCCGGCAGCAGCTTCGTCAGCCTGGATATGTTCGGTCACTATCAATATGGCTCGCACTTGCTGAACGTGACCTACGATCCCGGGCCGCGCAATGAATTCGCCAGCTACGGCTGGGATGACGAAGGCAGCCCCGCCGCCAAGGTCTGGCTGATCGAAAATGGCGTGCTGCGAAGGCCTTTGGGCGGCGCGATCTCGCAAGCGCGGGCGAGGGCTGCCGGTTACGCCCTGGAAGGCGTGGCCAATAGCCGCGCGTGCGGCTGGAACCGTCCCGCCATCGACCGCATGGCCAATCTCAATATCGAGCCGGGCCGGCATAGCCTGGCGCAAATGGTGGCGGGCATCGAACGAGGCGTGTTGATGGATACCAATGCATCGTGGTCCATTGACGATACCCGCAATAAATTCCAGTTCGGCTGCGAATTCGGCCGTTTGATAGAGAATGGTAAACTGGGGCCGGTGGTGAAGAATCCCGGCTACCGCGGTACATCGGCCACCTTCTGGCGCTCGCTCAAGGCGGTCGGCGATGCGTCCACCCGGCAGGTGATGGGGACGGCGGACTGCGGCAAGGGAGAGCCGAACCAGGCCATCAGGGTGGGACATGCCTCGCCGGCCTGTGTGTTTGCCGATGTCGATGTGTTCGGCGGGGAGGGCTGATGCGAGAACATTTTTTTCGCCTGGCCGATCATCTGCGGACCCGGCTCGAAGGCAGCGAGGAGTTCACCCTGTGGCTGGTGGCCGAGCAGAGCGACTTTGTCCGCTTCAATGGCGGCAAGGTGCGCCAGGCCGGCCGGGTCGAGCAGGTCTATCTGGAATTCAAGCTGCTGCTGGGCAATAAGCATGTCAGCCAAAACCTGTCGCTGAGTGGCAAGGACGACGACTTTGCCTTGCTGGACCAGGTGGTGGCCGACTTGCGTAGTGCCCTGGGCGACGTGCCGGACGATCCTTATCTACTGCTCAATCGCACCCCGCGCGACAGTGAAAGGGTACTGGCCGACACGCTACCGCCCACCGCGGACATGCTGAACGATATCGTGACGGCGGCCGCCGGCTGCGATCTGGTCGGCATCCTGGCGGCCGGTCCGATCTATCATGGCTTCGCCAACAGCCTGGGCCAGTCCAACTGGCACCAAGCGGCAAGCTGGAATTTCGACTGGAGCCTGCATGGACCGGGCAACCAGGCGGTCAAGCGCGGCAGCGCCGGCACCGACTGGTCGGCCGAACGCCTGCGGGCCGAATTCGCCCATGCCAGCGCCGAACTGGCGTTGCTGGCGCGAACACCCCGCCATCCGATGCCCGGTAGCTACCGCGCCTACTTTACGCCGGCCGCCGTGGCGGAGCTGCTGCAAGTGCTTAATCTGGACGGCTTTTCGGAGAAGCAGCAGCGGGCCAAGCGTAGTCCACTGGTGCGGCTGGTAGAGGGAGAGGCCAGCCTGTCCCCGCTGCTACACCTGGCTGAGGACTGCGCCAACGGCATGACGCCGGGCTTCCAGGCCGAAGGGTTTATCAAGCCGGACCGTATCGAGTTGATCACGGCCGGCCGTCATGCCGGCAGCCTGGTCAGCCCGCGTAGCGCCAGCGAATACGGTATCACCGGTACCGCCGCCGAGGGCGACGAGGCGGGCCGGTCGCTTGAGCTGGCGGCGGGGACACTGGCGCAGGCCGACGTGCTGGCGGCGCTGGGCACCGGTCTGTATATCGCCAATCTGTGGTATCTCAACTTCTCCGAGCAAAGCGCTTGCCGTATCACCGGCATGACCCGCTTCGCCTGCTTCTGGGTGGAGCAGGGCAAGATCGTGGCGCCCCTGGCGGTGATGCGTTTCGACGACACCATTTATCGCCTGCTGGGTAGCGAACTGGAAGCATTGACCCGGGAGCGGGAAATGCTGGTAGATCCGGGAAGCTATGGCGCGCGTGCTTGCGCAAGTGTTTGCTTGCCAGGTGCGCTGGTGAAGCGCTTCAATCTGGTGTCGTAGCCGATCCAATCGACAGCTACCGAAGAGGGGGGAAATCATATGCAAGATTCCGCACAGGATGTCGCCACATTGGCGGGCGGGTGCTTTTGGTGTCTAGAGGCTGTATTTCTGCAGTTGTCCGGCGTGGAAAAGGTCGTGTCCGGCTATATGGGCGGGCAGGTGGAGCAACCCAGCTACAAGCAGATCTGTACCGGTACCACCGGCCATGCCGAGGTGGTGCAGGTCTATTTCAACCCGGTACGGATTACCTATGGCGACCTGCTGGCAGTATTCTTCGCCATCCACGACCCCACCACGCTCAACCGTCAGGGCAACGATGTGGGGACCCAATATCGCTCGGCCATCTTCTTCCATACGCCGGAGCAGGAAAGGCAGGCGCGGATGGCCATTGCCAGCCTGACCGCCGACCGGGTCTATCCAGACGCACCGGTAACCGAAGTGGTGCCGGCCGA contains the following coding sequences:
- a CDS encoding metallopeptidase TldD-related protein, giving the protein MREHFFRLADHLRTRLEGSEEFTLWLVAEQSDFVRFNGGKVRQAGRVEQVYLEFKLLLGNKHVSQNLSLSGKDDDFALLDQVVADLRSALGDVPDDPYLLLNRTPRDSERVLADTLPPTADMLNDIVTAAAGCDLVGILAAGPIYHGFANSLGQSNWHQAASWNFDWSLHGPGNQAVKRGSAGTDWSAERLRAEFAHASAELALLARTPRHPMPGSYRAYFTPAAVAELLQVLNLDGFSEKQQRAKRSPLVRLVEGEASLSPLLHLAEDCANGMTPGFQAEGFIKPDRIELITAGRHAGSLVSPRSASEYGITGTAAEGDEAGRSLELAAGTLAQADVLAALGTGLYIANLWYLNFSEQSACRITGMTRFACFWVEQGKIVAPLAVMRFDDTIYRLLGSELEALTREREMLVDPGSYGARACASVCLPGALVKRFNLVS
- the msrA gene encoding peptide-methionine (S)-S-oxide reductase MsrA codes for the protein MQDSAQDVATLAGGCFWCLEAVFLQLSGVEKVVSGYMGGQVEQPSYKQICTGTTGHAEVVQVYFNPVRITYGDLLAVFFAIHDPTTLNRQGNDVGTQYRSAIFFHTPEQERQARMAIASLTADRVYPDAPVTEVVPAETFWPAEDYHQGYFDANPRQPYCEAVVAPKVRKVVEKFDRLLKS
- a CDS encoding TldD/PmbA family protein, producing the protein MLETMEQRFKSLQPRLDFCALRYVEEETEILSVRQGVAEPLRRRLDRGAMITVLHQGGYGYAATSDCSTEGLRAALAHATAWAAASAGHSLFDYRRIDMPRLQGQYQGPGVGQPLDWNRKALYDLLLDESAAAKAGDARIADWSAQLSRLTVRQRYITLDGGSIEQDFQMLLPCLSVTAFADGEAQTRSLGGVHDGICRQGGMEIVAEAGLIGAGRRVSDEALALLAAPNCPSGRFDLLLMPEQMMLQIHESIGHPLELDRILGDERNYAGSSFVSLDMFGHYQYGSHLLNVTYDPGPRNEFASYGWDDEGSPAAKVWLIENGVLRRPLGGAISQARARAAGYALEGVANSRACGWNRPAIDRMANLNIEPGRHSLAQMVAGIERGVLMDTNASWSIDDTRNKFQFGCEFGRLIENGKLGPVVKNPGYRGTSATFWRSLKAVGDASTRQVMGTADCGKGEPNQAIRVGHASPACVFADVDVFGGEG